AAACAAGCATGTTCGATACCGTCCTGATTGCCAATCGCGGCGAGATCGCCCTACGGGTGATGCGCGCCTGTAAAGAGCTAGGCCTGCGCACGGTCGCAGTCTATAGCGAGGCCGACCGCGATGCGCCGCATGTGCAGTATGCCGACGCAGCGTTTCTGATTGGGCCTGCGCCGGCACCCCAGAGCTACCTGAACGGCGAGGCGATCATTGCAGCCGCCCAGGCCGCCGGCGCCGGCGCCATCCACCCCGGCTACGGCTTCCTGGCCGAGAATGCGCCCTTCGCGCGGGCCTGTGCCGCCGCCGGGCTGGTGTTCGTTGGCCCGCCGCCCGAGGCCATGGAGCGCATGGGCGGCAAGGTTGCGGCGCGCTGCGAAGCGACTGCCGCCGGTGTGCCGCTGGTGCCTGGCACGCTCGAGCCGGTCGAGTCGCCTAATGCCGTGGCCACGCTGGCCGAGCAGTTTGGCTACCCGGTGGCGATCAAGGCCGTGGGCGGCGGCGGCGGGCGCGGGCTGCGGGTGGTGCGCGTGCCCAGCGAGATCCCCGGCGCGTTCGATAGCGCGCGCCGCGAGGCCGAGACGGCCTTCAAGAATCCGCAGCTGTATGTCGAAAAATACCTCGACGACCCGCGCCATATCGAGATCCAGGTGCTGGCCGATACATTCGGCAATGCCGTGTATCTCGGCGAGCGCGACTGCTCAGTCCAGCGCCGGCACCAGAAGCTGATCGAAGAATGCCCCTCGACCGTGCTGACACCCGAGCTGCGCGCCAGCATGGGCGCCGCGTCGGTCGCGCTGGCCCGGTCGGTCGGCTATGTCGGCGCGGGCACGCTCGAGTTCCTGTTCCAGGGTGGCCAGTTCTACTTCCTCGAGATGAATACGCGCATCCAGGTCGAGCATACCGTCACCGAGATGGTCACCGGGGTCGATCTGGTGCAGGCGCAGCTTCGCATCGCCATGGGCGAGCGGCTGTGGCTGAGCCAGTCGCAGATCAGCTTGCGCGGCCACGCGATCGAGTGCCGGATCAACGCCGAGGATCCGGCGCACGGCTTCCGGCCCTCGCTCGGCACGCTGTCCGAATATGTTGAGCCGACCGGCTACGGCGTGCGGATCGACAGCGGCGTGCGGCCCGGCTACACCATCCCGCAGTACTACGACTCGATGATCGCCAAGCTGGTGACATGGGGGGCCGATCGGGCCGAGGCGATCGGGCGCATGCGCCGCGCGCTGGCCGACTACCGCGTAGCCGGCATGGCCACGACCATCCCATTCCACAGTATGGCGCTGGCGCACCCGGCATTTGTGGCCGGCGACGCCACGGTCAATTTCATCCCGCGCTACCTGGCCGATCGGCTCAACCAGCTTGCGTCGGCCCATCACGGCGTGGCGGGCGAACCGATCGCGGTGGCCGAGTTCGCACGCACATTCCAGGTCGAGGTCAATGGCCGGCGCTTCGATGTGCGCGTGGCCGAGCCGGGTGCCGAGGTGTCGGCGCCGGCGACAAACGGCAAGCGCCCGCCGGCACGGCGAGCCGCGCTGGCTGGGCATAAGCCCGCTGCGGCCGATGGCGTGCTCAGCTCGATCCAGGGCGCCATCCTGGCCGTGAAAGTCGTGCCTGGCCAGGTGGTCGAGGCCGGCCAGCTGCTGTTCCTGATCGAGGCCATGAAGATGGAGAATGAGATCACCGCGCCGCACGCCGGCACGATCAGCGCAGTGCGCGTGCAGATCGGCCAGGTGGTCGAAGCCGGCAGCGTGCTGGCCACATACGCGGCGGCGGGCTAACGCTAATCGTGCGCAGAATAGTGGGGGCGGGGGCGGCTAAGCCGCCCCCGCGCTTATTATGCGCGGCTGCGGCCGGCGTATAATAAGCGCGCAACCCAATCGGCGCTGTGCCGGCTTGCCGATTTTGCGGTATGATAGAAACAGATGTTTCCGGCCGAAGGTAGAACTGTGGCGTGCAGTGCCGTAGTGTTTGAACGCCGCACGCCGCACCACCTACCTTGGGATAATGTGAAACTTCCAAGTCGCTACGATCACACCCGAAAGGAACACGCATGCCGCTGCTGTTTGCCGCAA
The sequence above is drawn from the Candidatus Kouleothrix ribensis genome and encodes:
- the accC gene encoding acetyl-CoA carboxylase biotin carboxylase subunit yields the protein MFDTVLIANRGEIALRVMRACKELGLRTVAVYSEADRDAPHVQYADAAFLIGPAPAPQSYLNGEAIIAAAQAAGAGAIHPGYGFLAENAPFARACAAAGLVFVGPPPEAMERMGGKVAARCEATAAGVPLVPGTLEPVESPNAVATLAEQFGYPVAIKAVGGGGGRGLRVVRVPSEIPGAFDSARREAETAFKNPQLYVEKYLDDPRHIEIQVLADTFGNAVYLGERDCSVQRRHQKLIEECPSTVLTPELRASMGAASVALARSVGYVGAGTLEFLFQGGQFYFLEMNTRIQVEHTVTEMVTGVDLVQAQLRIAMGERLWLSQSQISLRGHAIECRINAEDPAHGFRPSLGTLSEYVEPTGYGVRIDSGVRPGYTIPQYYDSMIAKLVTWGADRAEAIGRMRRALADYRVAGMATTIPFHSMALAHPAFVAGDATVNFIPRYLADRLNQLASAHHGVAGEPIAVAEFARTFQVEVNGRRFDVRVAEPGAEVSAPATNGKRPPARRAALAGHKPAAADGVLSSIQGAILAVKVVPGQVVEAGQLLFLIEAMKMENEITAPHAGTISAVRVQIGQVVEAGSVLATYAAAG